The following DNA comes from Fusarium fujikuroi IMI 58289 draft genome, chromosome FFUJ_chr03.
GTATACCAACCCCTGCCATTGGGCCTGAATCTTGTGCCTGGTTTGATAGATGACCGCTCAACTGACACAATTGCAGAGGTGATCCGCGAGAAGGTCCAAGATGGAGTGACTGGAGAAACTCGGGATCTGCAATACACGCAATGCAAGATTGTTGGAAATGGCTCCTTCGGTGTTGTTTTCCAGACCAAACTGTCCCCTTCCGGAGAGGATGCTGCTATTAAACGAGTCCTTCAGGACAAGCGATTCAAGGTACTAGGCACTAACCCAGCTTGTCCGGGCCATTTACTAATTGTTTCCTCCAATCCAGAACCGTGAGCTCCAGATCATGCGCATTGTCCGCCACCCCAACATTGTTCAGTTGAAGGCTTTCTATTATTCCAATGGTGAACGTGTATGGGATCTTGCTCATCCAGTTACGTCGCCCAATCCGCTAATTCCCTCATAGAAAGATGAGGTTTACTTGAACCTCGTCCAAGAGTTCGTGCCCGAGACCGTCTACCGAGCCTCTCGATTTTTCAACAAGATGAAAACTACTATGCCCATCCTGGAGGTCAAGTTGTACATCTACCAGTTATTCAGAGCCTTGGCATACATTCACTCTCAGGGCATCTGTCACCGAGACATCAAACCTCAGAACCTTCTCCTGGATCCCAACAGCGGCATCCTTAAGCTTTGCGATTTCGGAAGTGCGAAAATTTTGGTCCCTAATGAGCCCAACGTTTCGTACATCTGCTCCCGGTACTACCGTGCACCTGAACTTATCTTTGGTGCGACAAATTATACCACAAAGATCGGTAAGATTTCTGTACGAATACTAATCATACCTCCTTGCTAACTGGCCTAGATGTGTGGTCTACTGGCTGTGTGATGGCTGAATTGATGCTTGGTCAACCTCTCTTCCCTGGCGAGTCGGGCATTGATCAGCTCGTCGAAATAATCAAGGTCCTGGGCACTCCTACTCGAGAACAAATTCGAACCATGAACCCCAACTACATGGAGCACAAGTTCCCCCAGATCAAGCCTCATCCATTTAACAAGGTCTTCCGAAAGGCGGATGCCAATGCTATTGACCTCATCGCCCGCCTCCTTGAGTACACCCCAACCGAGCGACAGTCAGCCATCGATGCTATGGTTCACCCTTTCTTTGACGAACTTCGGGACCCCAATACAAAGCTTCCTGATTCGCGACACGGCACTGGCCAGCTTCGTGAACTCCCTGCGCTTTTCGATTTCACACGTCATGGTATGATGAGATTCCACAGACACCTTCAACAGCAAGATAGCTAACAATGATCCAGAACTCTCAATCGCCCCCAGCCTGAACCAAAAGCTTGTTCCAGCACACATCCGACCCGTGTTAGCATCTCAAGGCCTTGATATCGACCACTTCACACCCTTGACGGAGcaggagatgatggcgaAACTCGATTGAGCCGGCCTCGCGTCGAGGCGAAGGGTAGTTTGCATTTGCTTACACCCTTCTCAGGCTCTCCGCGGCTGTGGAAGAGTCCTGCCTCGTCCACTCCCAGTACCGAGCTGAGTAAAAGTGGTTGGGAGCGATGGCCCAGGCTAAGGCCGGGTCAGATGGCGGGCAGGCGCTACATGGTCCTGAAGCTAATAGCGTCGGTCTTTGATACAAGGCACGGTGTATAGGCGTCGAGGGCCAGATGAGAAGGCATGTGTGTTCTGGTGAGCGTTGGAGTCTTTCCCGGCAGGGAGGGGATTGGGCGTTGTGCGTGCCCTTTATATGAACCCGCTCTCAGTTTTGCCTTAAGGCTAGTCACGACGAGGGATAACCCCATTGATGCATATCACAGGGAATTACGTTTTTAGACCACGTTTCGATGCATGAGGATGATCGGTGCTCTTTTTTTATTGTATGCGTCTCAAGGGAGGAACCCAATTATTCGGCTATGGTTGGCTTTGCGAATGGCGATGACATTTGTTGAATTCTTCTTTTGGTGCCGCGTTATGCCTTTGCCATGGTTGCCCAGAGGGTTCCGATCCTGGGATTGGTTGGAGACGCCTGAGTGGTTGAAAAGGTTTGGTCTGGTATGGCCTGCGGTGAACATAACCCGGCAACCGATATTGTCCTCAACGCTGCAACGAATTTATCAATTGAAGCTGGCCATGGACGGCCCTGTGGCATTTTACTCTCGCTTTCCCGCCGACGTGGAGGAGTTTGGCATTATTTGGTCTAGTCGTCAATGGTCCAAGACgatataaagaataagggACTGCTTATGAATCACaaataaaaggcagaagaatGAATGACGTGACGCATTGAAGCACGTGGGGAGCTCTGAATTGATGTCTCTGGAAAGCATACAGCTTTTATGTATAGACTTCAATTGCGCAAGTTGATAAAATCCACGTTTTTTGGTTTCTAGTTTCTACTTGGTACTCTTCGAGGATCATTTTACTTGAGTGATCGCCGATGTCTAGAAATTAAAAGTTGAGTATTgagtctattatattatgTCAAGCTCAAAATCAAGTGGAAGCCTGTAAATTGGCCGCATGCTTTGTAGCCTCGCAATACCGCCAAAGGAAGGGTCTCATAAGATCCGTTTATTTGATGATTCTGAATCATAGCTATGTTGGGAAGGCAAGCAGACTTATGTCAGTGGTTACATACTCCTGCCTCAGGCATTCACACTAAGCTCAGGTGTTAGCGTGTTAGCCTCGCGGTACTTTTCGCTTCGTACGACAATGCTCCAATCCCACGCTAGTTCATGCACCTCAGGGCAGCTACCAATATCACTCTACTTAATCCCGTCCCTAGTGGATGTCCTCCCAAACTTTTAGCAGTGACGCAGCCTCGCATTCGATCTCACAAACTTTACTTATCATCACTACGAGCCACTATTGAGATTCGACAAGCAGCTACGTTTTCAAATACGAGAAGCGCATCATGGCCGACTACGATCGACGACCAGGCGGCTACCGCAAGCGAAGATATCGAGGTGTGTTGCGCTGAGCTCAGCCCGATGCAAGCTACGCGAAGCTGTCGCGTTCCCTTCAACTCACCTGCTAATATTCTGTTATGTAGATGACGACGACCATTACGATCGCCGAAACCAGAGAAGACGGGTTGACTCGGCACCTCTTCCTGTGCGCGTCCGACGGCAGCTTCTGAGCATCGCAGACTCTCCTTTGCGCAGATGGGCAGAAGAAGTTCAATCCATTGCACATATGGTGGCCGAAAATCATGACGACGAAAATCTTCGCAAGACATTTCTCGACTTGGTGACGCAACTTCTGCTCGAGCAGCCTCTCAAGACGCCCTTCGTTGCCGCCGTTGTTCACATCATCAATACCCTGAAGCCTGAGTTCGTTGACGAGATCCTCGCTCGCATTGGGCAAATGACAGCAGACAAGATCGCTCAGGGCGAATGGCGTGATGTAAAGTTGCTTCTTAAGTTTCTGGCTTGTCTGCAGTCTTTGATGGAAGGGGATGGCCTCTTTCCCATTCTAGAGGAGCTATTCAGTCGAGCTGCGGACCTCCAAACAGCCAGTTCGGACGACGTGAGTTGAACGATGTGGCAATCTGAATCTGTTTACTGACTTATGACAGACTATTGGTACCGAAATTGTCAAGATAATTCTCCTTACCATCCCTTACATCATGGTGTCCGCCCCTGGACAATTTCAGCAAAAGGCTGCGGAGTTGATGGAGAAGACAGACATTATTGCTTCCGAACCTCATGCCCTCCAGGTACTTGTTGATCCTTATCACCCCGAGGGCAAAGAAGAGAGTCCTGGCACGTCTCTTAGTGTTTGTATGCTGCTCCAACAGCAGCTCCAGTctgaagcagccaagaactgGGAACTATCATGCTTGCCACGACCTTGGGAGATGCCACTGGAGGATATCGAGGCTCAAGACAAACTCTCGAATGCGCCTAAACACGCGCTTCCCGCTATCGCCATTCCCGCAACTGTTATTGCCGGGCCCCGACCTCTATTTCCAGAGATATACTTTTCAGTCTACTCTCAACAGGATATCTCTTCTGTCCCAGCTGTGACCGACATCGCTGCATCCCTTATTCGCgatggccttcttgacacGATCAACATCCTGGACTTCAACCGTAATGTGACGGCTCGCTACATGATGGACCTGGATTGCTATTTCGCCGACGGCACTTTTGTTAAGCGTGCCACTCCTTTTGATGAATTGAAGAACTTTCCCGATGGTAAAAACACATGGAAGCCAGAGGATGTTGCTGTCGATACAGTGTTCTCGCAGTTGTTCCAACTGCCCACGCCCGAGCGAAAGCTTGTGTACTACCATTCAGTCCTCACTGAGGCCTGCAAGTTGGCACCAGCCGCTATTGCCCCTAGTCTTGGTAGGGCTATTAGATATCTCTACCGGAACAGCCCTCAAATGGATCTGGAGCTGAGCTATCGGTTCATGGATTGGTTTTCCCACCATCTCAGTAATTTTGGCTTCACCTGGAAGTGGGTCGAATGGGTCGATGATGCGCAACTGCCAAATGCCCATCCCAGCAAGTGGTTCTTGAAGGGTGCCCTGGATAAGGAAGTGAGACTGAGTTTTGCCCAGAGAATTCAGAAGACCCTCCCTGAACCCTACCTACCCTTGGTAGGCCctgagaaagagaaagatgttCCCGACTTCAAGTTTCAGAATCCTGGTATGTATCGAGTTCTATTGCCCAGTGCAGCTTACTGACATGCTCCAGAAACGCCGTTCTCCAAGGAGGGCCAGGAAATCGCCAGTCTCCTGAGACGGAAAGCACCAGATGAGGAGTTTCAGCCTCTTTTCG
Coding sequences within:
- a CDS encoding related to cap binding protein 80 (Cbp80); this encodes MADYDRRPGGYRKRRYRDDDDHYDRRNQRRRVDSAPLPVRVRRQLLSIADSPLRRWAEEVQSIAHMVAENHDDENLRKTFLDLVTQLLLEQPLKTPFVAAVVHIINTLKPEFVDEILARIGQMTADKIAQGEWRDVKLLLKFLACLQSLMEGDGLFPILEELFSRAADLQTASSDDTIGTEIVKIILLTIPYIMVSAPGQFQQKAAELMEKTDIIASEPHALQVLVDPYHPEGKEESPGTSLSVCMLLQQQLQSEAAKNWELSCLPRPWEMPLEDIEAQDKLSNAPKHALPAIAIPATVIAGPRPLFPEIYFSVYSQQDISSVPAVTDIAASLIRDGLLDTINILDFNRNVTARYMMDLDCYFADGTFVKRATPFDELKNFPDGKNTWKPEDVAVDTVFSQLFQLPTPERKLVYYHSVLTEACKLAPAAIAPSLGRAIRYLYRNSPQMDLELSYRFMDWFSHHLSNFGFTWKWVEWVDDAQLPNAHPSKWFLKGALDKEVRLSFAQRIQKTLPEPYLPLVGPEKEKDVPDFKFQNPETPFSKEGQEIASLLRRKAPDEEFQPLFDSIRTQASEQSLDPIVASTDVFMTAVCWVGSKSLSHVLACIERTKGRLLEAGNSSDAARAQIISAVMSYWHAHPGVALSIIEKLVNYSILTPFTVVDWALVASTPANGTDGGDSLTEPHLFELVFNTIFKVTRRSRDVVAAPETDEETRIKEIKSTQDLFRAMNDALVSWAGGSKDELMEGGDGSSDREAMIRRWGQRWLRVFKRMGAIEEAFVLEVSKNLGKDKMATDGVGN
- a CDS encoding probable glycogen synthase kinase 3 alpha → MSAHRPNAFNSLRMGEVIREKVQDGVTGETRDLQYTQCKIVGNGSFGVVFQTKLSPSGEDAAIKRVLQDKRFKNRELQIMRIVRHPNIVQLKAFYYSNGERKDEVYLNLVQEFVPETVYRASRFFNKMKTTMPILEVKLYIYQLFRALAYIHSQGICHRDIKPQNLLLDPNSGILKLCDFGSAKILVPNEPNVSYICSRYYRAPELIFGATNYTTKIDVWSTGCVMAELMLGQPLFPGESGIDQLVEIIKVLGTPTREQIRTMNPNYMEHKFPQIKPHPFNKVFRKADANAIDLIARLLEYTPTERQSAIDAMVHPFFDELRDPNTKLPDSRHGTGQLRELPALFDFTRHELSIAPSLNQKLVPAHIRPVLASQGLDIDHFTPLTEQEMMAKLD